In Cyanobacteria bacterium GSL.Bin1, a single window of DNA contains:
- the sufB gene encoding Fe-S cluster assembly protein SufB, which produces MTATKTLLNQPYKYGFVTDIETETLPRGLNEDIIRMISAKKNEPEFMLNFRLKAYRQWLNMTEPNWAHVGYKPIDFNDIIYYSAPKKKEEKKESLDEVDPALLETFEKLGIPLSEQKRLGNVAVDAIFDSVSVATTFKEKLAEEGVIFCSISEALQEYPELVKKYIGSVVPSGDNFFAALNSAVFSDGSFVYVPKGVQCPMELSTYFRINTDEAGQFERTLIVAEEGASVSYLEGCTAPMYDSNQLHAAIVELVALDDADIKYSTVQNWFAGDEEGKGGIYNFVTKRGLCKGKNSKISWTQVETGSAVTWKYPSCVLAGDNSVGEFYSIALTNNYQQADTGTKMIHIGKNTKSTIISKGISAGHSQNSYRGLVKMGPKADGARNYSQCDSMLIGDQAEANTFPYIQVDNNRTKVEHEASTAKIGEDQLFYFAQRGISEEDAVSMIVSGFCKEVFNQLPMEFAAEADKLLALKLENSVG; this is translated from the coding sequence ATGACTGCAACCAAAACCTTACTCAACCAACCCTACAAATACGGTTTTGTCACCGACATTGAAACCGAAACCTTACCCCGTGGACTAAATGAAGACATTATTCGCATGATCTCAGCGAAGAAAAACGAACCTGAGTTCATGTTGAACTTCCGCCTCAAAGCCTACCGTCAATGGTTGAACATGACAGAACCGAACTGGGCGCACGTCGGTTATAAGCCCATTGATTTTAATGATATTATTTACTATTCCGCGCCAAAAAAGAAAGAAGAGAAGAAAGAAAGTTTAGACGAAGTTGATCCTGCCCTCCTCGAAACCTTTGAAAAGTTAGGCATTCCCCTTTCCGAACAAAAACGTCTGGGCAATGTTGCCGTAGATGCCATCTTTGATAGCGTTTCCGTTGCCACTACGTTCAAAGAAAAACTGGCTGAAGAAGGAGTCATTTTCTGTTCCATTTCCGAAGCCCTCCAAGAATATCCCGAACTGGTGAAAAAATACATTGGCAGTGTGGTTCCTAGTGGCGATAACTTCTTTGCTGCGCTAAACTCGGCAGTATTTAGTGATGGGTCATTTGTTTACGTTCCGAAAGGGGTACAATGCCCCATGGAACTCTCTACTTATTTCCGCATCAACACCGACGAAGCGGGACAATTTGAACGGACTTTAATCGTTGCCGAAGAAGGGGCTTCTGTTAGCTATTTAGAAGGCTGTACTGCGCCCATGTACGATTCTAACCAGCTACACGCTGCTATTGTGGAACTCGTGGCGTTGGATGATGCGGATATTAAATATTCCACGGTTCAAAACTGGTTTGCTGGGGATGAAGAAGGAAAAGGCGGCATCTATAACTTTGTGACCAAACGTGGACTCTGCAAAGGGAAAAACTCTAAAATCTCTTGGACACAAGTCGAAACCGGTTCTGCGGTGACTTGGAAATATCCCAGTTGCGTTTTAGCGGGAGATAACTCCGTCGGAGAATTCTATTCCATTGCCTTAACCAATAATTATCAGCAAGCTGATACCGGTACCAAAATGATCCACATTGGGAAAAATACCAAAAGTACCATTATCTCGAAAGGCATTTCCGCCGGTCATTCCCAAAATAGTTATCGGGGCTTAGTGAAAATGGGACCGAAAGCCGATGGTGCGCGCAATTACTCCCAGTGTGATTCGATGTTAATTGGCGATCAAGCAGAAGCCAATACCTTCCCCTACATTCAAGTGGATAATAACCGCACGAAAGTGGAACATGAAGCCTCTACCGCAAAAATTGGCGAAGACCAACTCTTCTATTTTGCCCAACGGGGAATCTCGGAAGAAGATGCCGTTTCGATGATTGTCAGCGGTTTCTGTAAAGAAGTGTTCAATCAGTTACCGATGGAATTTGCAGCAGAAGCAGATAAATTGCTGGCGTTGAAGTTGGAAAATTCGGTAGGTTAG
- the sufC gene encoding Fe-S cluster assembly ATPase SufC gives MIKENSEVILSIKNLHAKVEDIPILKGVNLEVKAGEIHAIMGRNGSGKSTLSKVLAGHPDYTITSGEITYKGENIAELEPDERALKGLFLAFQYPLEIPGVSNLDFLRVAYNSHCKAQGKEEIDAFDFEDLVEEKLEIVKMDPSFLERSLNEGFSGGEKKRNEILQMALLEPSLAILDETDSGLDIDALKIVANGVNQLATPDNATVMITHYQRLLNYVEPDYIHVMVDGKIITSGGKELALQLEENGYDWLYEQYAPQQEVTA, from the coding sequence ATGATTAAAGAAAATAGTGAAGTTATTTTATCGATTAAAAATTTACACGCCAAAGTTGAAGATATCCCAATTCTAAAAGGGGTTAATCTAGAAGTAAAAGCCGGTGAAATTCACGCTATTATGGGACGGAATGGGTCGGGCAAAAGTACCCTTTCCAAAGTTTTGGCGGGTCATCCTGACTATACAATCACTTCAGGAGAGATTACTTATAAAGGAGAAAACATTGCGGAATTAGAACCCGATGAACGGGCTTTAAAAGGTCTTTTTTTGGCGTTTCAATATCCTTTAGAAATTCCTGGAGTCAGTAACTTAGACTTTTTGCGCGTGGCTTATAATTCTCATTGTAAAGCGCAAGGGAAAGAAGAGATCGATGCCTTTGACTTTGAAGACTTAGTGGAAGAAAAGCTGGAAATCGTCAAGATGGATCCCAGCTTCTTAGAACGGAGTTTGAACGAAGGTTTCTCCGGCGGAGAGAAGAAACGCAACGAGATTTTACAAATGGCTCTGCTAGAACCTAGTCTAGCAATTTTGGATGAAACCGATTCCGGTTTAGATATTGATGCTTTAAAAATTGTTGCGAATGGGGTGAATCAGTTGGCAACCCCTGATAATGCAACGGTGATGATTACCCACTATCAGCGTTTGTTAAATTATGTTGAACCGGATTATATCCATGTCATGGTAGACGGAAAAATCATTACCAGTGGCGGTAAAGAGTTAGCCCTACAACTCGAAGAAAATGGCTATGACTGGTTGTATGAACAGTACGCCCCACAACAGGAGGTTACGGCTTAG
- the sufD gene encoding Fe-S cluster assembly protein SufD, whose protein sequence is MSVSSQDQLANQDHFLNHLLRQRHGNVVTEEESTFTAWLEKRQQEAANWVAESRFPHRKDEEWRFTDLSPLLDYQFQRSQTVDLKPDSVSPFIVPEASQARLVFVNGCFCAELSQLDHLPAGVTLTNLATLDVHQQSQVTDYLTQQEGGEELFTALNTAGFEDTAVLWVAPNTEVESPIQVLFLAVGNDTPQLIQPRLLVVAETSAKVNLIEQYASLSSEKAAPYLCNPVSEVWLAGNAQVNHIRLQDEALNSFHIAKTAVTQAQDSRYTAYPVSLGGQISRHDFDVFHTGTQVNTKLYGLTLGKGQQLLDTHSAIAFRHPHSSADQLHKCILDDSARGVFNGKMFVPQAAQLTNAAQLNRNLLLSDKAHVDTKPELNIVADNVKCSHGATVSQLEADELFYLRSRGLDSNAASNLLINAFAAEIIEEITISSVRDQLFSCLQNRFIH, encoded by the coding sequence ATGTCAGTTTCTTCTCAGGATCAACTTGCCAATCAAGATCACTTCCTCAACCATTTGTTACGTCAACGTCATGGCAATGTCGTGACGGAAGAGGAATCCACCTTTACGGCGTGGCTGGAAAAACGACAGCAGGAGGCAGCCAACTGGGTTGCAGAATCTCGCTTTCCTCACCGCAAAGATGAAGAATGGCGCTTTACCGATTTATCCCCCTTACTGGATTATCAGTTTCAAAGAAGCCAAACGGTTGATCTCAAACCAGATAGTGTATCACCGTTTATTGTTCCTGAAGCTTCCCAAGCGCGGTTAGTCTTTGTCAATGGTTGCTTTTGTGCTGAACTCTCGCAACTTGATCACCTCCCGGCTGGTGTAACTCTCACGAACTTAGCAACTTTGGATGTTCATCAGCAGTCGCAAGTCACTGACTATCTCACTCAGCAAGAAGGGGGAGAAGAGTTATTTACGGCGTTGAATACGGCTGGCTTTGAAGATACAGCAGTGCTTTGGGTGGCACCAAATACTGAAGTTGAATCGCCAATACAGGTGCTCTTTTTAGCTGTCGGCAATGATACGCCGCAGCTTATTCAACCGCGTTTGCTGGTGGTGGCGGAAACGAGTGCCAAGGTGAATTTGATTGAACAATATGCGAGTCTTTCGTCTGAGAAGGCTGCACCCTATTTGTGTAATCCCGTGAGTGAAGTGTGGCTAGCGGGTAACGCCCAAGTGAATCATATTCGCTTACAAGACGAAGCGTTAAATAGTTTCCACATTGCGAAAACGGCAGTTACCCAAGCCCAAGATAGTCGCTATACGGCATATCCAGTGAGTTTAGGCGGACAGATTTCCCGTCATGATTTTGATGTGTTTCATACTGGAACCCAGGTAAATACCAAGTTATATGGGTTAACCTTAGGCAAGGGACAGCAACTTTTAGATACCCACAGCGCGATCGCGTTCCGTCATCCCCATAGCAGCGCGGATCAGTTGCATAAATGTATTTTAGATGACTCCGCAAGAGGGGTGTTTAACGGGAAAATGTTTGTCCCGCAAGCGGCACAACTCACCAATGCAGCCCAACTCAACCGAAACCTCCTGTTGTCAGACAAAGCCCATGTGGATACCAAACCAGAATTAAACATTGTTGCCGATAATGTGAAATGTTCTCATGGCGCAACCGTTAGTCAACTCGAAGCGGATGAACTGTTCTATTTGCGCAGTCGAGGCTTAGATAGTAATGCCGCCTCTAACTTGTTAATTAATGCTTTTGCTGCCGAAATTATTGAAGAAATTACGATTTCTTCCGTGCGAGACCAATTATTTAGTTGTTTGCAAAACCGATTTATCCACTAA
- a CDS encoding metalloregulator ArsR/SmtB family transcription factor encodes MNTLQVPSTEIVFGFKALSDPLRVQIIELLRNREMCVCDLCDRLDIAQSKLSFHLKTLRESGLISGRQEGRWMYYSLNLSQFARLERYLAEVRRYSSILPARVCPPAE; translated from the coding sequence ATGAATACGCTTCAAGTCCCATCAACCGAAATTGTTTTTGGATTCAAGGCTCTCTCTGACCCATTGCGGGTTCAGATCATCGAGCTACTGAGAAACCGCGAAATGTGTGTTTGCGATTTGTGCGATCGCCTCGATATTGCTCAGTCTAAGCTCTCGTTTCACCTGAAAACTCTAAGAGAAAGCGGTTTAATTTCCGGACGGCAAGAGGGGCGCTGGATGTACTACAGCCTTAATTTATCCCAATTTGCAAGGCTGGAGCGTTATTTGGCAGAGGTTCGCCGCTACAGCTCAATTCTCCCAGCACGGGTTTGTCCTCCTGCAGAATAG
- the sufS gene encoding SufS family cysteine desulfurase, which yields MTIATTPSLANQVRADFPILNQEINGHPLIYFDNAATSQKPLSVIKALDEYYEYTNSNVHRGAHTLSTKATEAFEGARDKVAQFVNANSRNEIVFTRNATEAINLVAYSWALNNLKPGDEIITSVMEHHSNIVPWQMIAQKTGAVLKHVGLTAAETLDLEQYKTLLSDQTKLVTLVHVSNTLGCINPVEEITRLAQEKGAKVLIDACQSVPHLPVDVQAIGCDWLVASGHKMCGPTGVGFLYGKEDLLNAMPPFLGGGEMIGEVALDHFTCAELPHKFEAGTPAIAEAIGLGAAVDYLSQIGMDQIHAYEEELTAYLFRQLENFSNLRIYGPKPTAEGKGRAALAAFNVENLHANDLAPLLDYEGVAIRSGHHCTQPLHTVLGVAGSARASLYFYNTKEEIDHFITALKNTIDFFAEMMEED from the coding sequence ATGACGATTGCAACCACTCCTTCCTTAGCCAATCAAGTGCGTGCTGATTTTCCCATTCTGAATCAAGAAATCAATGGGCATCCCCTCATTTATTTTGATAATGCTGCCACGTCTCAGAAGCCTTTATCAGTGATCAAAGCCTTAGATGAATATTATGAATACACTAATTCTAATGTTCATCGGGGGGCACACACCCTCAGCACGAAAGCAACAGAAGCGTTTGAAGGGGCAAGAGATAAAGTTGCCCAATTTGTCAATGCCAACTCTCGCAATGAAATCGTTTTCACGCGCAATGCGACGGAAGCCATTAACTTAGTCGCCTACAGTTGGGCATTAAATAACCTGAAACCCGGCGATGAAATTATCACCTCGGTCATGGAACATCATAGTAATATTGTTCCCTGGCAAATGATTGCGCAAAAAACAGGGGCGGTTCTCAAACACGTTGGATTAACGGCAGCAGAAACTTTAGATTTAGAACAGTATAAAACCCTGCTTTCTGACCAAACTAAATTAGTGACGCTGGTTCATGTTTCTAATACGTTAGGGTGTATTAATCCCGTTGAAGAAATTACGCGCCTTGCTCAAGAAAAAGGCGCAAAAGTATTAATTGATGCTTGTCAAAGTGTGCCTCATTTGCCCGTGGATGTGCAAGCCATTGGTTGTGATTGGTTAGTGGCAAGTGGGCATAAAATGTGCGGTCCCACTGGGGTTGGTTTTTTGTATGGCAAGGAAGATTTATTAAATGCAATGCCTCCTTTTTTAGGCGGTGGCGAAATGATTGGGGAAGTTGCCTTAGATCATTTTACCTGTGCGGAACTCCCTCATAAATTTGAAGCGGGAACACCTGCGATCGCGGAAGCCATTGGGTTGGGGGCGGCGGTGGATTATTTAAGTCAAATTGGGATGGATCAAATTCACGCCTACGAAGAAGAATTAACAGCCTATTTGTTCCGCCAATTAGAAAACTTTTCTAATTTAAGAATTTATGGACCCAAACCGACAGCAGAGGGAAAAGGAAGAGCAGCATTAGCAGCATTTAATGTGGAAAATCTACACGCTAATGATTTAGCCCCCTTATTAGATTATGAAGGGGTTGCCATTCGTTCGGGTCATCATTGTACCCAACCGTTACACACGGTTTTAGGCGTTGCGGGAAGCGCAAGAGCCAGTCTTTATTTCTACAACACGAAAGAAGAAATTGATCACTTTATTACTGCTTTGAAAAATACCATTGATTTCTTTGCCGAGATGATGGAAGAAGATTAG
- the pstS gene encoding phosphate ABC transporter substrate-binding protein PstS family protein — protein MNKLVSPLAIVLGVAVVTVGCSPEAQQQQQRQSIKIDGSSTVFPITDAIADTYNETQEDPVEVDVSFSGTGGGFEKFCAGETDINNASRPILEAEMKACDEAGIRFYELPVAFDALTIVVNQENDWVDTITVEELKTLWEPSAEGQVTRWNQVRPSWPDRPITLHGPGLDSGTYDYFAEVIVGKDTRSDFAASEDDEMIAAGVGADPNALGYFGLAYYAEHQDTLKALAVDSSSDPVEPSPETVVTAEYQPLSRPLFIYVNFESTRTNPAVNDLVQFYLENAPETVDEVGYVPLTEEGYHIAWINFQEGEVGSAFDGTPQPNLTITELLRKTKRF, from the coding sequence ATGAATAAACTGGTCAGCCCTCTAGCAATAGTTTTAGGGGTAGCTGTAGTGACGGTTGGCTGTTCTCCGGAAGCCCAACAACAGCAGCAGCGCCAATCAATCAAAATTGATGGATCAAGCACTGTCTTTCCGATTACCGATGCCATTGCCGACACCTACAACGAGACTCAGGAGGACCCGGTTGAGGTGGATGTGAGCTTTTCCGGGACTGGCGGCGGCTTTGAAAAGTTCTGTGCTGGCGAAACCGATATCAACAATGCCTCCCGTCCCATCCTCGAAGCGGAAATGAAAGCCTGCGATGAAGCTGGCATTCGGTTTTACGAATTGCCGGTTGCTTTTGATGCTTTGACGATTGTCGTCAATCAGGAAAATGATTGGGTTGATACCATTACGGTCGAAGAACTTAAGACCCTCTGGGAACCGAGTGCTGAGGGTCAAGTCACCCGCTGGAATCAGGTCCGCCCCAGCTGGCCAGATCGTCCCATTACCCTCCATGGACCCGGTTTAGATTCGGGTACCTACGACTACTTCGCTGAGGTAATTGTGGGAAAAGACACCCGCAGCGATTTTGCCGCCAGCGAAGATGACGAAATGATTGCTGCAGGAGTAGGCGCAGATCCTAATGCTCTGGGCTATTTCGGATTGGCCTATTATGCCGAGCATCAAGACACTCTCAAAGCCCTGGCGGTTGACAGTAGCAGTGATCCGGTAGAGCCTTCCCCGGAAACGGTCGTGACCGCGGAGTATCAACCCCTATCCCGTCCTCTGTTCATTTACGTCAACTTTGAATCTACCCGCACCAATCCAGCAGTCAATGATTTGGTTCAGTTTTATTTGGAAAATGCGCCAGAAACAGTTGATGAGGTAGGGTATGTTCCGCTGACGGAGGAAGGCTACCACATTGCTTGGATCAATTTTCAGGAAGGGGAAGTGGGATCTGCTTTCGATGGCACTCCCCAGCCCAATTTGACTATTACCGAACTGCTGCGGAAAACCAAACGGTTTTAG
- the sufR gene encoding iron-sulfur cluster biosynthesis transcriptional regulator SufR, with protein sequence MMQKTMTATRQSSTKQGILRYILKQGQATAQDLAQRLEISPQATRRHLKELESEGLVYYEAVQNGMGRPQYLYQLSDQGRDHLPHDYGEFAVSFLHTLAETAGEEQVQAVLEKQWQRKADDYRDRIGSGDLEERIAKLVELRQAEGYMAEYHPLEENQDTTQPKFFLFEHNCAIASVAESYPSVCGHELEMFSAVLPDCTVERTHWLYHGEHRCGYLIQLKVSH encoded by the coding sequence ATGATGCAAAAAACCATGACCGCAACCCGCCAGAGTTCAACGAAACAGGGAATTCTCAGGTATATTCTCAAGCAAGGACAAGCCACAGCCCAGGATTTAGCCCAAAGACTTGAGATTAGTCCCCAAGCGACCCGCCGACACTTAAAAGAATTGGAGTCTGAAGGCTTAGTGTATTACGAAGCGGTACAAAATGGAATGGGACGCCCCCAATATCTCTATCAATTGAGTGACCAAGGGCGCGATCACCTCCCCCATGATTATGGCGAATTTGCTGTTTCTTTTCTCCATACTCTTGCCGAAACCGCCGGAGAAGAACAAGTTCAAGCCGTTTTAGAAAAACAATGGCAGCGCAAAGCCGATGATTATCGCGATCGAATCGGTAGCGGAGACTTAGAAGAACGAATCGCTAAGTTGGTCGAATTACGACAAGCAGAAGGCTATATGGCAGAGTATCATCCCTTGGAAGAGAATCAAGATACGACCCAACCCAAGTTTTTCTTATTTGAACATAACTGTGCTATTGCTAGCGTAGCTGAGTCTTACCCGAGTGTTTGCGGACATGAGTTAGAGATGTTTTCCGCTGTGCTTCCTGATTGTACTGTAGAGCGGACACACTGGTTGTATCACGGAGAACATCGCTGTGGCTATCTCATTCAATTAAAAGTTAGTCATTAG